The DNA region CGTGAAATTACTAATGGTGGGGAGCGGGCTGCGAAACTCGTGCAGCAAATCATGACTTTTTCAAGGGTGACAGAACATAAGAAGAGCGCCATCCATATCCAAACAATAGTAAAAGAGGCCCTCAATTTTATAAAAAGGTCTATACCAGCTACCATTGAACTACAGCAGTTTATTGAAGCTGACTGTGCCCCAGTAAAAGCAGATGCAACTCAAATCTATCAGGTGGTGATTAACCTCTGTACCAACGCCTATCATGCTATGCGGCAAAAGGGAGGAGTTCTTCAGGTAAGGCTTGAAGCCGTAGAAGTAGGAGAAGAAAGTTCTTGTGAGCATGAACTTTTCGGTAAAGGAAAATATGTTAAGTTGTCAGTTTCTGATACCGGGCACGGTATGGATGAGTTGACCAAGAAACGAATCTTTGATCCCTACTTCACGACTAAGGGGATCGGAGAGGGAACCGGACTTGGTCTGTCCAGAGTACATGGGATAATTACCAGCCACTACGGGTATATCACGGTAGAAAGTGAAATAGGTAAAGGGGCCACTTTCGCAGTCTATCTGCCAGTCCTCACCCATGAGTTCACAACAGAAAAAAGTGGAAAAAGTTATAAAGCCTCTTCTCTTCCCAGTAGTAGCGGAAGAATATTGTTGGTTGATGATGAAACGTATAATGCACGATCATTTGAGTTGATTTTGCGTGATGTTGGCTATGATGTAGTCGTGCATACAAGCAGTCTGATGGCATTTGAAGAGTTTAGTGCGGAGCCAAATGCTTTTGATATTGTCATTACCGATCTGACTATGCCAATTTTAACAGGTATTGAACTGTCTCAGAAAATGATTGCTATCAGGCCAGATATTCCGGTAATTCTCATGACTGGTCATTATGAAATAATGACCCAGCAAAAAGCCAAATTGTTAGGGGTTAAAGAGTTTATGCAGAAGCCGATTGATATTGAAAAATTAGTTGAAGCCATTGACAGGTCAATTTAAGCAACAATCGCTCTATGTACTAGGTGTCAACATTGAAAATGACACCCAGCTCAGAATAATTGCCGCGAATAATTAGTAAATATTCGGCTTGCTCTTCACAGAGTTACGCCGTCAAGATACTCCGGAACTTCTTTTCCAGAGGATACACCCAAACATCTTTAATGGGAACACTCACTTTTCCTGCTGGTCCAAGTTTTCCTCGACCTTTAGTTTTTCCGCATAATTGCCAATTAGCAGCCTTATAGCAGGTACCAATAAATCTCTTATTTTCGACGAATGTCTCCAGTAATACCGGCCGGATGTTATATCTGTCTTCCCAATCGTCTGGAAGTTGTCGAGTCGTTAGCGACAGAATTTTTGATGCAAGATTTTTTGATTGTACCCAAGGCAAAATCAAAAAACGGGCATTATTGGTGATCAAATGCAAATTCTTTTTCCTCTGTTCATGATTCCAGCCAATGAAGATGTCTCTTGGCGCCGTTTGCCACGCAGCTGCACCAAAACCTGTCAGGGCAACAAGCTGCTCACCCGCATAGACAAAATAGCGCAATTGTGCTCCTGGCAGAGGAGTATACCCAAGATAATGATATCTCTCAATATACTCATTCCATAGTACAGAATTGGCTCTCGTGACCTTTTGGAAACGCAATTGAGGTAACAGGTCAACAGGATAATAGGGTCAGGTCTACACATTTGACAAACCAGTTTCTGTTGACTTTGATTATTCTGTCTTCCGGATGGCTTTAGCCGCGACCTCAATCACTTTAAACCTCCGTCTAATCTGCGAAACGATGCTGTGTCAGCGTGACAATTCGCAATCTCCCCCGCTAAATGTCGATAAGATAATCAACTAATTTTGTCAAATATG from Desulfobulbaceae bacterium includes:
- a CDS encoding response regulator, producing MPTGHERWMRTIIVTLFLVFGILTQLLFNKIQYAKEVIKQTNLELDQIFQTAADGMRVIDLDYNVTRVNRTFLQMTNLVNESAVNRKCHYIFSGEQCFTPECPLNQIVNGKKRVEYETSKKRLNGTELPCIVTATPFFNSNGEIVGIVENFKDISLQKKAEEERKKLESDLLQAHKMEAIGTLAGGISHDFNNILNGILTYTRLLTNDLDPGSKQADYVREITNGGERAAKLVQQIMTFSRVTEHKKSAIHIQTIVKEALNFIKRSIPATIELQQFIEADCAPVKADATQIYQVVINLCTNAYHAMRQKGGVLQVRLEAVEVGEESSCEHELFGKGKYVKLSVSDTGHGMDELTKKRIFDPYFTTKGIGEGTGLGLSRVHGIITSHYGYITVESEIGKGATFAVYLPVLTHEFTTEKSGKSYKASSLPSSSGRILLVDDETYNARSFELILRDVGYDVVVHTSSLMAFEEFSAEPNAFDIVITDLTMPILTGIELSQKMIAIRPDIPVILMTGHYEIMTQQKAKLLGVKEFMQKPIDIEKLVEAIDRSI
- a CDS encoding DUF4338 domain-containing protein, producing the protein MLPQLRFQKVTRANSVLWNEYIERYHYLGYTPLPGAQLRYFVYAGEQLVALTGFGAAAWQTAPRDIFIGWNHEQRKKNLHLITNNARFLILPWVQSKNLASKILSLTTRQLPDDWEDRYNIRPVLLETFVENKRFIGTCYKAANWQLCGKTKGRGKLGPAGKVSVPIKDVWVYPLEKKFRSILTA